A genomic stretch from Cellulomonas sp. KRMCY2 includes:
- a CDS encoding MarC family protein produces the protein MTALVDARFFAEVFITLFVIMDPPGTVPVFLGLTSTMTGRQRNRAARQAILVAFGVIVSFALFGQELLSYMHISLPALQASGGLLLLLVAMELLTGKMEEPQPSGNAAVNVALVPLGTPLLAGPGAIVATMVFVQRAHTAEHWISLALGVIAVHLTLWFAMRFANVIHKVLKDSGTTLVTRIAGLLLAAIAVQLVGDAVRAFIEAG, from the coding sequence ATGACCGCCCTCGTCGACGCCAGGTTCTTCGCCGAGGTCTTCATCACGCTGTTCGTGATCATGGACCCGCCCGGCACGGTGCCGGTCTTCCTCGGCCTGACCAGCACGATGACCGGCCGGCAGCGCAACCGCGCGGCGCGGCAGGCGATCCTGGTGGCGTTCGGCGTGATCGTGTCGTTCGCGCTCTTCGGCCAGGAGCTGCTCAGCTACATGCACATCTCGCTGCCGGCGCTCCAGGCATCCGGTGGCCTGCTGCTGCTCCTGGTGGCGATGGAGCTGCTCACCGGCAAGATGGAGGAGCCCCAGCCGTCCGGGAACGCCGCGGTCAACGTGGCCCTCGTGCCGCTGGGTACGCCGCTGCTGGCCGGGCCCGGCGCGATCGTCGCGACCATGGTCTTCGTGCAGCGCGCCCACACGGCGGAGCACTGGATCTCCCTCGCGCTGGGCGTCATCGCCGTACACCTGACCCTGTGGTTCGCGATGCGCTTCGCGAACGTGATCCACAAGGTGCTCAAGGACAGCGGCACGACCCTGGTCACCCGGATCGCCGGGCTGCTGCTCGCAGCGATCGCGGTCCAGCTCGTCGGTGACGCGGTCCGTGCGTTCATCGAGGCCGGCTGA
- a CDS encoding P-loop NTPase, with the protein MPVPTVESVTAALAGVIDPEIRRPITELGMVRSVTLDETTAGAEVVVGIDLTTEGCPLKDTITTDVTATVTALEGVASVRVDLGVMSPEQRSELRSMLRGGASEPVIPFAQPGNLTRVYAIASGKGGVGKSSVTANLAVAMAADGLKVGVLDADVYGFSIPRMLGVTQTPTKVDDMILPPIAHGVKVISIGMFVPPGQPVVWRGPMLHRALQQFLADVFWGDLDVLLLDLPPGTGDIAISVAQMLPSSELVLVTTPQVAASEVAERAGSIALQTRQHVVGVVENMSWLEQADGSRLEIFGAGGGQIVADNLARATGTQVPLLGQVPIDVALREAGDDGTPVVLTAPDSPAALVLREVARSLSQRSRGLAGRSLGLTPAGR; encoded by the coding sequence ATGCCAGTGCCCACAGTCGAGTCCGTCACCGCTGCCCTCGCCGGCGTGATCGACCCGGAGATCCGCCGCCCGATCACCGAGCTCGGGATGGTGCGCTCGGTCACCCTCGACGAGACGACGGCCGGTGCTGAGGTCGTCGTCGGTATCGACCTGACGACCGAGGGCTGCCCGCTCAAGGACACGATCACCACGGACGTGACAGCGACGGTCACCGCCCTCGAGGGTGTCGCCTCGGTCCGGGTGGACCTCGGCGTGATGAGCCCGGAGCAGCGGTCCGAGCTGCGCTCGATGCTCCGCGGGGGTGCGTCCGAGCCGGTCATCCCGTTCGCCCAGCCCGGCAACCTGACCCGGGTCTACGCGATCGCATCGGGCAAGGGCGGCGTCGGCAAGTCCTCGGTCACGGCCAACCTCGCGGTCGCGATGGCCGCCGACGGGCTCAAGGTCGGCGTGCTCGACGCAGACGTCTACGGGTTCTCGATCCCGCGCATGCTCGGCGTCACGCAGACCCCGACCAAGGTCGACGACATGATCCTGCCGCCGATCGCGCACGGCGTGAAGGTGATCTCGATCGGCATGTTCGTCCCGCCCGGCCAGCCGGTGGTCTGGCGCGGCCCGATGCTGCACCGGGCACTGCAGCAGTTCCTGGCCGACGTCTTCTGGGGCGACCTCGACGTGCTGCTGCTCGACCTGCCACCCGGGACCGGCGACATCGCGATCTCGGTGGCCCAGATGCTGCCGTCCAGCGAGCTCGTGCTCGTGACCACGCCGCAGGTCGCGGCGTCCGAGGTCGCCGAGCGCGCGGGTTCGATCGCCCTGCAGACGCGGCAGCACGTCGTCGGGGTCGTGGAGAACATGTCGTGGCTCGAGCAGGCGGACGGCAGCCGCCTGGAGATCTTCGGCGCCGGCGGTGGGCAGATCGTCGCGGACAACCTGGCCCGGGCCACCGGGACGCAGGTGCCGCTGCTCGGTCAGGTGCCGATCGACGTGGCGCTCCGCGAGGCCGGCGACGACGGCACCCCCGTCGTCCTGACCGCACCGGACTCCCCCGCCGCGCTCGTGCTGCGCGAGGTCGCCCGGTCGCTCTCCCAGCGCTCGCGCGGGCTGGCCGGCCGATCACTGGGCCTGACTCCCGCCGGTCGCTAG
- a CDS encoding PHP domain-containing protein: MRIDLHTHSAASDGTDAPADVVAEAARAGLDVVALTDHDTTLGWDEAAVSAGHHGIALVRGVEISCRAGGTSVHLLGYLHDPADQELVAELDRTRRSRVGRARAIVERLALDYDLTWDDVQAQTVTGTTVGRPHIADALVAKGIVADRSAAFVSLLAVSSPYYVHHHAPDVVRAVELVRAAGGVPVLAHPGAIERGQVISDQVIRRMVDAGLAGLEVHHRDHDAAQRERLAAVAAASGLLVTGSSDYHGAGKPNVLGENVTSVEAFEAIESQGRLAVLRP; encoded by the coding sequence GTGCGCATCGACCTCCACACCCACTCCGCGGCGTCGGACGGCACCGACGCACCCGCGGACGTGGTGGCCGAGGCGGCCCGGGCCGGCCTGGACGTCGTCGCGCTCACCGACCACGACACGACGCTCGGCTGGGACGAGGCGGCGGTGTCCGCCGGCCACCACGGCATCGCCCTCGTCCGGGGTGTCGAGATCTCCTGCCGGGCGGGCGGGACGAGCGTGCACCTGCTCGGCTACCTGCACGACCCGGCCGACCAGGAGCTCGTGGCCGAGCTCGACCGGACCCGACGCAGCCGCGTCGGACGTGCTCGGGCCATCGTCGAGCGCCTGGCCCTCGACTACGACCTGACCTGGGACGACGTGCAGGCGCAGACCGTCACCGGAACGACTGTCGGTCGTCCGCACATCGCCGACGCGCTGGTGGCCAAGGGCATCGTCGCCGACCGGTCGGCGGCCTTCGTGTCGCTCCTGGCGGTGAGCTCGCCGTACTACGTGCACCACCACGCGCCGGACGTCGTCCGTGCGGTCGAGCTCGTGCGGGCGGCGGGCGGTGTCCCGGTGCTGGCGCACCCGGGCGCGATCGAGCGTGGGCAGGTGATCTCCGACCAGGTGATCCGGCGGATGGTCGATGCCGGCCTGGCCGGGCTCGAGGTGCACCACCGCGACCACGACGCCGCGCAGCGCGAGCGTCTCGCCGCCGTCGCAGCGGCGTCGGGCCTGCTCGTCACGGGTTCGAGCGACTACCACGGAGCAGGGAAGCCGAACGTGCTGGGAGAGAACGTGACATCCGTCGAGGCCTTCGAGGCGATCGAGTCGCAGGGCAGGCTGGCGGTGCTCCGACCATGA
- a CDS encoding SPFH domain-containing protein has protein sequence MTSIVERDPTPAGRPVGHSGVEVDIRERPAWQANGFVGVGAALLLAGLGTWALIRADADGTALMAVLGTLAYLAMVVIAGSLAIVQPGRTNVVQFFGRYVGTVRRAGLIWVIPLSTRKSLSVRVRNFETARMKVNDSTGNPVEIAAIVVWQVADTAKATFAVEAYGEFIAVQAESAVRHVAGTYPYDGADGERSLRGSTDQVSLELAHEVAERVALAGLEIVEVRISHLAYAPEIAQAMLQRQQASAVIAARSRIVEGAVGMVQMALEQLAAQGVVVLDEERKAAMVSNLLVVLCGDSRATPVVNTGTLYQ, from the coding sequence ATGACGTCCATCGTCGAACGTGACCCCACGCCCGCCGGACGACCGGTCGGCCACAGCGGGGTCGAGGTCGACATCCGCGAACGACCCGCCTGGCAGGCCAACGGCTTCGTCGGGGTGGGCGCCGCCCTCCTGCTCGCCGGGCTCGGCACCTGGGCGCTCATCCGCGCCGACGCCGACGGCACGGCCCTCATGGCCGTGCTCGGGACGCTCGCCTACCTCGCCATGGTCGTCATCGCCGGGTCGCTCGCGATCGTCCAGCCGGGCCGGACGAACGTCGTGCAGTTCTTCGGCCGCTACGTCGGCACCGTGCGCCGCGCAGGCCTGATCTGGGTCATCCCGTTGAGCACCCGCAAGTCGCTGTCGGTGCGGGTCCGCAACTTCGAGACCGCGCGGATGAAGGTCAACGACTCGACCGGCAACCCGGTGGAGATCGCCGCGATCGTCGTCTGGCAGGTCGCGGACACCGCGAAGGCCACGTTCGCCGTCGAGGCCTACGGCGAGTTCATCGCCGTCCAGGCCGAGTCCGCGGTCCGGCACGTCGCCGGCACCTACCCCTACGACGGGGCGGACGGCGAGCGCTCCCTGCGCGGGTCGACCGACCAGGTCTCGCTCGAGCTGGCGCACGAGGTCGCCGAGCGGGTGGCCCTGGCCGGGCTCGAGATCGTCGAGGTCCGGATCAGCCACCTCGCGTACGCCCCCGAGATCGCCCAGGCCATGCTCCAGCGTCAGCAGGCCTCCGCGGTCATCGCGGCCAGGTCCCGGATCGTCGAGGGTGCGGTCGGGATGGTGCAGATGGCACTGGAGCAGCTCGCGGCCCAGGGCGTCGTCGTGCTCGACGAGGAACGCAAGGCCGCGATGGTCTCCAACCTCCTGGTCGTGCTGTGCGGGGACTCACGCGCGACACCTGTCGTGAACACGGGCACCCTGTACCAGTGA
- a CDS encoding magnesium transporter MgtE N-terminal domain-containing protein: protein MSVGTRVFAARLAGTVVFDPIGDHVGRVRDVVVLLRSQGPPRAVGLVVEVPGRRRVFLPLTRVTSIDAGQVISTGLLNMRRFEQRASETLVIGELLDRRVELTDGSGEATIVDVALEQQRSRDWLVTRLFVRRQPAGKGLALRRRGETLLIDAHEVKTLAGGAAQGAELMLASYEGMKPADLADVLHDLGATRQLEVASALDNDRLADVLEELPEDDQVAILSALGLNRAADVLDVMQPDDAADLLSELPVEQAAELLELMEPEEARDVRRLLAYEENTAGGLMTTEPVVLPPETTIAAALAHIRRQDLPPALASMVFVVRPPLETPTGRFLGAVHFQRLLREAPHEAIGALVDTEIERVTADAPLSQLTRLLATYNLLALPVVDEERRLLGAVSVDDVLDHLLPEDWRENDAEDTDRAMTAQMEAGRG from the coding sequence GTGAGCGTCGGAACCCGCGTCTTCGCCGCGCGCCTGGCTGGAACCGTCGTCTTCGACCCGATCGGGGACCACGTCGGCCGCGTGCGCGACGTCGTCGTGCTCCTGCGCAGCCAGGGACCCCCGCGCGCGGTCGGCCTGGTGGTCGAGGTCCCGGGACGCCGCAGGGTCTTCCTGCCGCTGACCCGGGTGACCAGCATCGACGCCGGCCAGGTGATCAGCACCGGCCTGCTCAACATGCGGCGGTTCGAGCAGCGCGCGTCGGAGACGCTCGTCATCGGCGAGCTCCTGGACCGCCGGGTCGAGCTGACCGACGGCTCGGGCGAGGCGACGATCGTCGACGTCGCCCTCGAGCAGCAGCGCTCGCGGGACTGGCTGGTGACCCGGCTCTTCGTGCGGCGGCAGCCCGCCGGCAAGGGGCTCGCTCTGCGCCGCCGTGGCGAGACGTTGCTGATCGACGCCCACGAGGTCAAGACCCTGGCCGGCGGCGCCGCCCAGGGTGCCGAGCTGATGCTCGCCTCCTACGAGGGCATGAAGCCGGCCGACCTCGCCGACGTGCTGCACGACCTCGGCGCCACCCGACAGCTCGAGGTTGCCAGCGCCCTGGACAACGACCGCCTCGCCGACGTCCTCGAGGAGCTGCCCGAGGACGACCAGGTCGCGATCCTGTCCGCGCTCGGTCTGAACCGGGCGGCCGACGTCCTGGACGTCATGCAGCCCGACGACGCCGCAGACCTGCTCAGCGAGCTGCCCGTCGAGCAGGCCGCCGAGCTGCTCGAGCTGATGGAGCCGGAGGAGGCCCGCGACGTCCGCCGCCTCCTGGCGTACGAGGAGAACACCGCCGGTGGTCTGATGACCACCGAGCCCGTCGTGCTGCCGCCCGAGACCACGATCGCGGCTGCGCTGGCACACATCCGCCGCCAGGACCTGCCGCCGGCCCTGGCCTCGATGGTCTTCGTGGTGCGCCCACCGCTGGAGACCCCGACCGGCCGCTTCCTCGGTGCTGTGCACTTCCAGCGGCTGCTGCGCGAGGCACCGCACGAGGCGATCGGCGCCCTGGTCGACACCGAGATCGAGCGGGTGACCGCGGACGCCCCCCTGAGCCAGCTGACCCGGCTCCTGGCGACCTACAACCTGCTCGCGCTGCCGGTCGTCGACGAGGAGCGGCGCCTGCTCGGCGCGGTCAGCGTCGACGACGTGCTCGACCACCTGCTGCCGGAGGACTGGCGCGAGAACGACGCCGAGGACACCGACCGGGCGATGACCGCCCAGATGGAGGCGGGCCGTGGCTGA
- a CDS encoding general stress protein, whose amino-acid sequence MTMNRTSGVPRVPTLPKGEQVAAYDTYLEAQHAVDHLSDKAFPVQHVTIVGTDLRMVERVTGRLTYSRVALAGLASGAWFGLFVGLLLSLFATTDAAALPILPAVAIGAAFGILFSVISYAFAGGRRDFTSSSQIVASTYALLCGSEHAHKARALLAEAGGPGLGRAAVPAVPAQPARPATAAELPQPPEPGVPAQPGDRTEPGHRTGPPAPPADPGV is encoded by the coding sequence ATGACGATGAACCGGACGTCCGGCGTCCCCCGTGTCCCGACGTTGCCGAAGGGTGAGCAGGTGGCGGCGTACGACACCTACCTCGAGGCGCAGCACGCCGTCGACCACCTCTCGGACAAGGCCTTCCCGGTCCAGCACGTCACCATCGTCGGCACCGACCTGCGGATGGTCGAGCGGGTCACCGGGCGCCTGACCTACTCGCGGGTCGCCCTGGCCGGGCTCGCCTCCGGAGCCTGGTTCGGGCTCTTCGTCGGGCTGCTCCTGTCGCTCTTCGCCACCACCGATGCGGCCGCGCTGCCGATCCTGCCGGCGGTCGCGATCGGTGCCGCCTTCGGGATCCTGTTCTCGGTGATCTCCTACGCGTTCGCCGGCGGCAGGCGGGACTTCACGTCGTCGAGCCAGATCGTCGCGTCGACCTACGCCCTGCTGTGCGGCTCCGAGCACGCGCACAAGGCGCGCGCGCTCCTGGCCGAGGCCGGCGGTCCTGGGCTCGGTCGCGCCGCGGTTCCGGCCGTCCCGGCCCAGCCTGCGCGACCGGCCACAGCCGCAGAGCTCCCGCAGCCCCCGGAGCCCGGTGTGCCGGCCCAGCCCGGTGACCGGACCGAACCCGGCCATCGGACCGGGCCGCCCGCGCCGCCGGCCGACCCGGGGGTCTGA
- a CDS encoding DeoR/GlpR family DNA-binding transcription regulator encodes MLASQRQELILGEVRARGAARVADLVTRLDVSDMTIRRDISELARRGLVDRVHGGAVDARHAAHEPGFRAKRELAATQKSAIARAAVEHITPGGAIALSAGTTTHLLAQLVADDVTLRPLTVVTNSLPAAEALHRPDDHALTVILTGGTRTPSDALVGPAAIRSLEALHVDVAFLGVHGLDPYAGLTTPNLLEAETDRALIASARQTVVLADRSKWGEVGLSRIADLSDVDVLICDDGLDADAVAILRDAVGRLVLVSVDASPPAPEPHRAPARTAQGAP; translated from the coding sequence GTGCTGGCTTCTCAACGGCAAGAGCTGATCCTGGGCGAGGTCCGCGCGCGCGGCGCAGCCCGGGTGGCCGACCTCGTCACCCGGCTCGACGTCTCCGACATGACGATCCGGCGGGACATCTCCGAGCTCGCGCGGCGGGGCCTGGTCGATCGCGTGCACGGCGGGGCAGTCGACGCACGGCACGCGGCGCACGAGCCCGGCTTCCGCGCCAAGCGCGAGCTCGCCGCGACCCAGAAGTCGGCCATCGCACGCGCGGCTGTCGAGCACATCACCCCGGGCGGGGCGATCGCACTGTCCGCCGGGACGACGACGCACCTGCTCGCCCAGCTCGTCGCCGACGACGTCACGCTCCGGCCGCTGACCGTCGTGACGAACTCGCTGCCCGCCGCCGAGGCGCTGCACCGCCCGGACGACCACGCGCTGACCGTCATCCTGACCGGCGGCACCCGCACGCCGTCCGACGCACTCGTCGGACCGGCCGCCATCCGGAGCCTCGAGGCCCTGCACGTCGACGTGGCCTTCCTCGGCGTGCACGGCCTGGACCCCTACGCGGGCCTGACGACGCCGAACCTCCTCGAGGCGGAGACCGACCGCGCGCTGATCGCGTCCGCCCGCCAGACGGTCGTCCTGGCGGACCGGTCGAAGTGGGGCGAGGTCGGCCTGAGCCGGATCGCCGACCTCTCCGACGTCGACGTCCTGATCTGCGACGACGGCCTGGACGCCGACGCGGTGGCCATCCTGCGTGACGCCGTCGGCCGGCTCGTCCTGGTCTCCGTCGACGCGTCGCCCCCGGCCCCCGAACCCCACCGAGCACCCGCCCGCACCGCACAAGGAGCACCGTGA
- a CDS encoding maleylpyruvate isomerase family mycothiol-dependent enzyme, with protein MDIEHGTYLIAIREESERFLEALAGIPGDAPVPSCAGWTAADLLWHLTDVQYSWAQVVSTGVTGDDVAERPRPTDVAGLRALAARSGTELLAALAAHDPHEPCWSWHEDGGTVGWVARRQAHEALIHRVDADLTAGRAAGPPSAELAADGVDELLRVMLDGVPDWGTFTPDGVTVAIACDNVDASWVLALGRFTGTSATSGTTYDLDAAAVLDEDDGGADDLTLNGSAWDLDRWLWGRGTADALTISGDRALLERLRALVTEATQ; from the coding sequence ATGGACATCGAGCACGGCACGTACCTGATCGCGATCCGCGAGGAGTCCGAGCGCTTCCTCGAGGCGCTCGCCGGCATCCCCGGTGACGCACCCGTCCCCTCGTGCGCCGGCTGGACGGCGGCCGACCTGCTCTGGCACCTCACCGACGTCCAGTACTCCTGGGCGCAGGTGGTGAGCACAGGTGTGACGGGTGACGACGTCGCCGAACGACCGCGACCGACCGACGTCGCCGGACTGCGAGCGCTCGCGGCCCGGTCCGGAACCGAGCTGCTCGCCGCCCTCGCCGCCCATGACCCGCACGAGCCCTGCTGGTCGTGGCACGAGGACGGCGGCACCGTCGGCTGGGTGGCCCGTCGGCAGGCGCACGAGGCGCTGATCCATCGGGTCGACGCCGACCTCACGGCCGGCCGGGCAGCCGGGCCCCCGTCGGCCGAGCTGGCCGCGGACGGCGTCGACGAGCTGCTGCGGGTCATGCTGGACGGCGTACCGGACTGGGGCACCTTCACGCCGGACGGCGTCACGGTGGCGATCGCCTGCGACAACGTCGACGCCTCCTGGGTGCTGGCCCTGGGCAGGTTCACCGGGACCAGCGCCACATCGGGCACGACCTACGACCTGGATGCCGCCGCGGTGCTCGACGAGGACGATGGCGGGGCGGACGACCTGACGCTCAACGGCTCGGCCTGGGACCTCGACCGGTGGCTCTGGGGCCGGGGCACGGCGGACGCGCTGACGATCTCGGGCGACCGCGCGCTGCTGGAGCGGCTGCGTGCGCTGGTGACCGAGGCGACCCAGTAG
- a CDS encoding aminopeptidase P family protein, with the protein MADDRSIDRTTDDQVPTTTGTAPMPGTGAAAQPAQALADRGSNRSQRPTSAAFRAFIADRWADRPAHDAGPAAAAPFAAARRDRISEMFPGERLVVPAGPLVTRSNDTDYRFRPHSAFAHLTGLGTDQEPDAVLVLHPVDDGHEAVLYFRPMSGRDTEEFFADSRYGEFWVGARPTLDDLAVLTGITTAALDGLAAALSKDVGPGGVRVRIVPDADAATSEAVETARADSDLTDAQRAVADAELAEALSELRLVKDEHEVAQLRAAVGATVVGFERVVRNLGRATGHTRGERVIEAAFDGTAREEGNAVGYETIAAAGEHATTLHWIRNDGQVRAGDLVLVDAGVEVESLYTADVTRTLPVDGAFTEVQRRIYTAVLDAADAAFAVARPGSRFRDVHAAAMAVIAARLAEWGLLPGTAQESLDPDGQFHRRWMVHGTSHHLGLDVHDCAQARREMYLDAVLEPGMVFTIEPGLYFKADDLAVPPEYRGIGIRIEDDVLITAEGNENLSAALPRRPEDVEAWMAGLLR; encoded by the coding sequence ATGGCAGACGACCGGTCCATCGACAGGACCACCGACGACCAGGTACCGACGACGACCGGGACCGCCCCGATGCCCGGGACCGGCGCCGCCGCCCAGCCGGCGCAGGCGCTGGCCGACCGCGGCTCGAACCGCTCGCAGCGACCGACGTCGGCCGCGTTCCGGGCGTTCATCGCCGACCGCTGGGCCGACCGTCCGGCCCACGACGCCGGTCCGGCCGCCGCGGCGCCGTTCGCCGCAGCCCGTCGTGACCGGATCTCGGAGATGTTCCCGGGCGAGCGGCTCGTGGTCCCCGCCGGCCCCCTGGTGACGCGGTCGAACGACACGGACTACCGGTTCCGTCCGCACTCCGCCTTCGCCCACCTCACCGGGCTCGGTACCGACCAGGAGCCCGACGCCGTCCTGGTGCTGCACCCCGTCGACGACGGCCACGAGGCGGTCCTGTACTTCCGGCCGATGTCCGGCCGGGACACCGAGGAGTTCTTCGCCGACTCGCGCTACGGCGAGTTCTGGGTCGGCGCCCGCCCGACGCTCGACGACCTCGCCGTGCTCACCGGCATCACCACGGCCGCGCTCGACGGGCTGGCGGCGGCCCTGTCCAAGGACGTCGGCCCCGGGGGCGTGCGGGTGCGGATCGTCCCGGATGCCGACGCGGCGACGTCCGAGGCGGTCGAGACGGCGCGGGCCGACTCGGACCTGACCGACGCGCAGAGGGCCGTGGCCGACGCCGAGCTGGCCGAGGCGCTGAGCGAGCTGCGACTGGTCAAGGACGAGCACGAGGTCGCCCAGCTGCGCGCGGCCGTCGGGGCGACAGTCGTCGGGTTCGAGCGTGTGGTGCGCAACCTGGGCCGGGCCACCGGTCACACCCGCGGCGAGCGCGTCATCGAGGCTGCCTTCGACGGCACGGCCCGCGAGGAGGGCAACGCCGTCGGGTACGAGACGATCGCCGCCGCAGGCGAGCACGCGACGACGCTGCACTGGATCCGCAACGACGGTCAGGTGCGCGCCGGCGACCTCGTGCTGGTCGACGCCGGCGTCGAGGTCGAGTCCCTCTACACCGCGGACGTCACCAGGACGCTGCCGGTCGACGGTGCGTTCACCGAGGTCCAGCGACGGATCTACACCGCCGTCCTCGACGCCGCCGACGCCGCGTTCGCCGTCGCCCGGCCCGGGAGCAGGTTCCGCGACGTGCACGCGGCCGCGATGGCGGTGATCGCCGCACGCCTGGCCGAGTGGGGCCTGCTGCCGGGCACGGCGCAGGAGTCGCTCGACCCCGACGGGCAGTTCCACCGCCGCTGGATGGTGCACGGCACGAGCCACCACCTGGGCCTCGACGTGCACGACTGCGCCCAGGCGCGGCGCGAGATGTACCTCGACGCCGTGCTGGAGCCGGGCATGGTCTTCACGATCGAGCCCGGCCTGTACTTCAAGGCCGACGACCTCGCCGTGCCACCGGAGTACCGCGGGATCGGCATCCGCATCGAGGACGACGTCCTGATCACGGCCGAGGGCAACGAGAACCTGTCCGCCGCCCTGCCCCGGCGACCCGAGGACGTCGAGGCCTGGATGGCCGGCCTCCTGCGCTGA
- a CDS encoding DUF1003 domain-containing protein has product MADRLDLPRDARRSLVRRPKFRPDVFGQVSEGIARFMGTPRFLLYMTVFCLTWLSWNTWGPDDLRFDKAALGFTALTLMLSLQASYSAPLILLAQSRQTDRDRVAAEQDRQRADRSLADTEYLAREMAALRIALGDVATRDFVRSELRDLLQEMSAERESEREADREDQQPDRAGERTARQDAPR; this is encoded by the coding sequence GTGGCTGACCGACTCGACCTCCCCCGCGACGCCCGCCGGTCGCTCGTCCGACGGCCCAAGTTCCGGCCCGACGTCTTCGGGCAGGTGTCCGAGGGCATCGCCCGGTTCATGGGCACGCCGCGCTTCCTCCTCTACATGACCGTCTTCTGTCTCACGTGGCTGTCCTGGAACACCTGGGGCCCCGACGACCTGCGGTTCGACAAGGCCGCGCTGGGATTCACGGCACTGACGCTCATGCTCTCGCTGCAGGCGTCGTACTCGGCGCCACTGATCCTGCTCGCACAGAGCCGGCAGACCGACCGCGACCGGGTGGCTGCCGAGCAGGACCGCCAGCGCGCGGACCGCTCGCTCGCGGACACCGAGTACCTCGCGCGCGAGATGGCCGCCCTGCGCATCGCCCTCGGCGACGTCGCCACCAGGGACTTCGTCCGGTCCGAGCTGCGTGACCTCCTGCAGGAGATGTCGGCTGAGCGGGAGTCCGAGCGCGAGGCGGACCGCGAGGACCAGCAGCCCGACCGGGCGGGTGAGCGCACGGCCCGCCAGGACGCCCCGCGCTGA